The following proteins come from a genomic window of Corallococcus sp. NCRR:
- a CDS encoding heme exporter protein CcmB — MSAPNAKRRPGLLTTTLVLLRKDLLIEWRTRARLNALVFFAMATLLLFSFALGPDTKLLERNAGGYLWLAILFASVLSLGESFRVETENACLDGVRLAPADARAIFLSKALGNALLLLALAVVLVPVMVALYGVRIVTGVGDLAGILVLGSLALSAPGTVYAAISSNARARDVLLPLLLFPLVIPALLSAAKGTTLVLQGDPMQQLGSWQGLLLGFNLIYWGVGFLLFPRVIED; from the coding sequence ATGAGCGCCCCGAATGCGAAGCGCCGTCCGGGCCTGCTGACGACGACGCTCGTCCTCTTGCGAAAGGACCTGCTCATCGAATGGCGCACCCGCGCGCGGCTCAACGCGCTGGTGTTCTTCGCCATGGCCACGCTCTTGCTCTTCTCCTTCGCGCTGGGCCCGGACACGAAGCTCCTGGAGCGCAACGCGGGCGGCTACCTGTGGTTGGCCATCCTCTTCGCCAGCGTGCTGTCCCTGGGCGAGTCCTTCCGCGTGGAGACGGAGAACGCCTGCCTGGACGGCGTGCGGCTGGCCCCGGCGGACGCGCGCGCCATCTTCCTGTCCAAGGCGCTGGGCAACGCCCTGCTGCTCCTGGCGCTGGCGGTCGTGCTGGTGCCGGTGATGGTGGCCCTCTACGGCGTGCGCATCGTCACCGGGGTCGGTGACCTGGCGGGCATCCTGGTCCTGGGCAGCCTGGCGCTCAGCGCCCCGGGGACCGTGTACGCGGCCATCTCCAGCAATGCCCGGGCACGGGATGTGCTGCTTCCTCTGCTATTGTTCCCGCTCGTCATCCCGGCCCTCCTCTCCGCCGCCAAGGGCACCACGCTCGTACTCCAGGGTGACCCGATGCAGCAGCTGGGCTCGTGGCAGGGGCTGCTGCTGGGGTTCAATCTGATTTACTGGGGCGTGGGCTTCTTGCTGTTCCCCCGGGTCATCGAGGACTGA
- a CDS encoding tetratricopeptide repeat protein — protein MQPEPTNWLPGIIVLSVAFVLAAAWLLYMKMKTGSALPDTTPKTDGTVDDLAQRAQSLIEQLRTLEAEKHHFTAEHYTAEKARLEKEAAAALRAKDEHQKRQAAGVKAPARNVPAPTGWASRNPQMVGAMWGAGVVVFFGGLGYLLVSEQKPREEGQMGTGATPPGMAQQPMQQMPEVDDELEQARQRLASNPGDVEAASMLSHELIRQQQFDEALKVTLKGLAVDPFNVELRVHRGVLRAASQGDLQGAEAELTELVDTWPDAQEALIFLGSLSLRRGDKAGAIEHFERFTVEVPKNMQPPQLAPAIAQLKAEVAQQPQ, from the coding sequence ATGCAGCCCGAGCCCACCAACTGGTTGCCCGGAATCATCGTCCTCTCGGTCGCCTTCGTGCTGGCGGCCGCGTGGCTCCTCTACATGAAGATGAAGACGGGGAGCGCGCTGCCGGACACCACGCCGAAGACGGACGGCACGGTGGACGACCTGGCGCAGCGGGCGCAGTCGCTCATCGAGCAGCTGCGCACGCTGGAGGCGGAGAAGCACCACTTCACCGCGGAGCACTACACGGCGGAGAAGGCGCGGCTGGAGAAGGAAGCGGCCGCGGCGCTGCGCGCGAAGGACGAACACCAGAAGCGGCAGGCGGCGGGAGTGAAGGCGCCCGCGCGCAACGTGCCCGCGCCCACGGGCTGGGCGTCGCGCAACCCGCAGATGGTGGGCGCGATGTGGGGTGCGGGCGTGGTCGTGTTCTTCGGAGGGCTGGGCTACCTGCTCGTCTCCGAGCAGAAGCCGCGCGAGGAGGGCCAGATGGGCACGGGCGCGACGCCGCCGGGCATGGCCCAGCAGCCGATGCAGCAGATGCCCGAGGTGGACGACGAGTTGGAGCAGGCGCGCCAGCGGCTGGCGTCGAACCCGGGCGACGTGGAGGCCGCGTCGATGCTGAGCCACGAGCTCATCCGTCAGCAGCAGTTCGACGAAGCGCTGAAGGTGACGCTGAAGGGCCTGGCGGTGGATCCGTTCAACGTGGAGCTGCGGGTGCACCGGGGCGTGCTTCGCGCGGCGTCGCAGGGCGACCTGCAGGGCGCGGAGGCGGAGCTGACGGAGCTGGTGGACACGTGGCCGGACGCGCAGGAGGCGCTCATCTTCCTGGGCAGCCTGTCGCTGCGCCGGGGCGACAAGGCCGGCGCGATTGAGCATTTCGAACGCTTCACGGTGGAAGTGCCCAAGAACATGCAGCCCCCGCAGCTGGCCCCCGCCATCGCCCAGCTGAAGGCAGAGGTCGCGCAGCAGCCGCAGTAG
- the ccmA gene encoding heme ABC exporter ATP-binding protein CcmA: MPPLPSGSAPALALHDVSKRYGRRWALARLTYALPAGRSLLLTGHNGSGKTTLLRLVATALGPTAGRVEVLGRDAVTDREAVRRDVALLSHASFLYEDLTAQQNLMVLGRLLGVDAPQDAADALLNRVGLTRRTDSPVRGFSAGMRKRLAIARLLMKAPALALLDEPFGELDPQGIQDMEGVIAELKAGGTTVVLATHLIEQGLSLCEERLHLQDGRAVAA, encoded by the coding sequence ATGCCCCCTCTCCCCTCTGGATCAGCGCCCGCGCTCGCCCTCCATGACGTGAGCAAGCGCTATGGGCGAAGGTGGGCGCTGGCGCGGCTCACCTACGCGCTGCCCGCTGGCCGCTCGCTGCTGCTCACCGGTCACAATGGCTCCGGGAAGACGACGCTCCTGCGCCTCGTCGCCACCGCGCTCGGGCCCACCGCGGGCCGCGTGGAGGTGCTGGGCCGGGACGCCGTGACGGACCGTGAAGCAGTGCGCCGCGACGTGGCGCTGCTGTCCCACGCCAGCTTCCTTTATGAAGACCTCACCGCGCAGCAGAACCTGATGGTGCTGGGGCGCCTGTTGGGCGTGGACGCACCCCAGGACGCCGCGGACGCGCTGCTCAACCGCGTGGGCCTCACCCGCCGCACGGACAGCCCGGTGCGAGGCTTCAGCGCTGGCATGCGCAAGCGCCTGGCCATCGCGCGACTCTTGATGAAGGCACCGGCCCTCGCCCTCCTGGACGAACCCTTCGGGGAGCTGGACCCCCAGGGCATCCAGGACATGGAGGGCGTCATCGCGGAGCTGAAGGCGGGCGGAACCACGGTGGTGCTGGCCACGCACCTCATCGAACAGGGGTTGAGCCTGTGCGAGGAGCGGCTGCACCTGCAGGATGGCCGGGCGGTGGCGGCATGA
- a CDS encoding GNAT family N-acetyltransferase — protein MIREDELTSGPRLMPRLDVAAVGSASQLAGMRAEWNSLLDASTAGPFNAWEWLYPWCRRIAPDVRPLVLTARDRLGTLVGLLPLGLEHRWVNGMRVRRLGFLGETHVGSDYLDVVARKGREAEVARAFFNVLQGLRDEWDVLDLTDLREGSTTLGVAREVFGDVRVTERYVCPYETLVPGEPFDAFLKRTGRRDNYLRRRKWLEKQDGYRIERTDAPGQLAGPMTDFFRLHALRWSSDGGSQGIKGAGVEAFHRDATQWLAERGRLRMYTMKVGGQAVASVYGILHGQTFVYFQSGYDPAWRNRSVGLVLVGETFKDAIEMGLTEYDFLRGTETYKSDWVTKQRQTVSLRAHGAGFAGTWFTRSEEWARQTRNAVKGVLSDELVEKVRRFRRRKAAVN, from the coding sequence GTGATCCGCGAAGACGAGTTGACGTCGGGGCCGAGGTTGATGCCGCGACTGGACGTGGCGGCGGTGGGCAGTGCCTCGCAGCTTGCGGGGATGCGGGCGGAGTGGAACTCGCTCTTGGACGCGAGCACGGCCGGTCCGTTCAACGCGTGGGAGTGGCTGTATCCGTGGTGCCGGCGCATCGCGCCCGACGTGCGGCCGCTGGTGCTGACGGCGCGCGACCGGCTGGGCACGCTGGTGGGCCTGCTGCCGCTGGGATTGGAGCACCGCTGGGTGAACGGGATGCGCGTGCGGCGCCTGGGCTTCCTGGGTGAGACGCACGTGGGCAGCGACTACCTGGACGTGGTGGCGCGCAAGGGCCGTGAGGCGGAGGTGGCCCGGGCGTTCTTCAACGTGCTCCAGGGGCTGCGCGACGAGTGGGACGTGTTGGATTTGACGGACCTGCGCGAAGGCTCGACGACGCTCGGCGTGGCGCGCGAGGTGTTTGGCGATGTGCGCGTGACGGAGCGCTACGTGTGCCCGTACGAGACGCTGGTGCCGGGCGAGCCGTTCGATGCATTCCTCAAGCGCACGGGCCGCCGGGACAACTACCTGCGCCGGCGCAAGTGGCTGGAGAAGCAGGACGGCTACCGCATCGAGCGCACGGATGCGCCGGGGCAGTTGGCCGGGCCGATGACGGACTTCTTCCGGCTGCACGCGCTGCGCTGGTCGTCGGATGGCGGCTCGCAGGGCATCAAGGGCGCCGGGGTGGAGGCGTTCCACCGGGACGCGACGCAGTGGCTGGCGGAGCGGGGCCGGCTGCGGATGTACACGATGAAGGTGGGCGGCCAGGCCGTGGCGTCCGTGTACGGCATCCTGCATGGCCAGACGTTCGTGTACTTCCAGTCCGGGTATGACCCGGCGTGGCGCAACCGGAGCGTGGGCCTGGTGCTGGTGGGCGAGACGTTCAAGGACGCCATCGAGATGGGGCTGACGGAGTACGACTTCCTGCGAGGCACGGAGACGTACAAGTCCGACTGGGTGACGAAGCAGCGCCAGACGGTGTCCCTGCGCGCGCACGGCGCGGGCTTCGCGGGCACCTGGTTCACCCGCTCCGAGGAGTGGGCCCGCCAGACGCGCAACGCGGTGAAGGGTGTCCTGTCCGACGAGCTGGTGGAGAAGGTGCGCCGGTTCCGTCGGCGGAAGGCCGCGGTGAATTGA
- a CDS encoding GNAT family N-acetyltransferase, translated as MEAIQLSAASQVVEVNDRAVFMSLEAEWNQLVETTSHELFYRHEFLRLWLDNFAAGSRMRVLLLRGEDGTLSAALPLVEERTSMYGVRVRQLTSAANAHSCRFDMLAREPDAAAQAFLAHLRATGGWDVLRLTDVPDGGVGFRLLEAAKQGGLPVGEWESLQSPYVPLPAKKDAYFAKLPSKFKANCRRRRRKLEEKGKVTFERVSGGLDLEGTLEEGLLLEQSGWKGANGTAMAQDAKTRGFYTELARDSAYRDRLALYFLRVDGRAVAFQYGLEFGGRYFLLKPGYDESLKECSPGQLLMEEVLGDCLERGLTEFDFLGPDMVWKRDWTDQVRRHTWLYVFNDTAFGRALCSAKFRWVPAAKEVMARWKK; from the coding sequence ATGGAAGCCATTCAACTTTCGGCCGCCTCCCAGGTCGTGGAAGTCAACGACCGGGCGGTCTTCATGTCCCTGGAAGCCGAGTGGAACCAGCTCGTGGAGACCACCTCCCACGAGCTGTTCTACCGGCATGAGTTCCTGCGGCTGTGGCTGGACAACTTCGCCGCCGGCTCGCGCATGCGCGTGCTGCTCCTGCGCGGCGAGGATGGAACGCTCAGCGCCGCGCTGCCGCTGGTGGAGGAGCGCACGTCGATGTACGGCGTGCGCGTCCGTCAGCTCACCTCCGCGGCCAACGCGCACTCCTGCCGCTTCGACATGCTGGCGCGGGAGCCGGATGCCGCGGCCCAGGCCTTCCTCGCGCACCTGCGCGCGACGGGCGGCTGGGACGTGCTGCGGCTGACGGACGTGCCGGACGGCGGCGTGGGCTTCCGCCTGCTGGAGGCCGCGAAGCAGGGCGGCCTGCCGGTGGGTGAGTGGGAGTCGCTGCAGTCGCCCTACGTGCCCCTGCCCGCGAAGAAGGACGCGTACTTCGCGAAGCTGCCGTCCAAGTTCAAGGCCAACTGCCGCCGCCGGCGCCGCAAGCTGGAGGAGAAGGGGAAGGTCACCTTCGAGCGCGTCTCCGGCGGGTTGGATCTGGAGGGCACCCTGGAGGAGGGGCTGCTCCTGGAGCAGAGCGGTTGGAAGGGCGCGAATGGCACGGCCATGGCGCAGGACGCGAAGACGCGCGGCTTCTACACGGAGCTGGCGCGGGACTCGGCCTACCGCGACCGCCTGGCGCTGTACTTCCTGCGCGTGGACGGGCGCGCGGTGGCGTTCCAGTACGGCCTGGAGTTCGGCGGGCGCTACTTCCTGCTGAAGCCCGGCTACGACGAGTCCCTGAAGGAATGCAGCCCGGGGCAGCTCCTGATGGAGGAGGTGCTGGGGGACTGCCTGGAGCGGGGGCTCACCGAGTTCGATTTCCTGGGGCCGGACATGGTGTGGAAGCGCGACTGGACGGATCAGGTCCGCCGGCACACCTGGCTCTATGTGTTCAACGACACCGCCTTCGGCCGGGCCCTGTGCTCGGCGAAGTTCCGGTGGGTGCCGGCGGCGAAAGAGGTCATGGCGCGATGGAAGAAGTGA
- a CDS encoding TlpA family protein disulfide reductase, which yields MKRWRLPLVFTAVGAALLFVLFRGFGRDPHEVPFMLKGAAAPDFTLKPLSGGDPVKLADLKGRPVVINFWASWCGPCKYEHPVLEWGARELGAQAVFMGVVFEDTEPNALDFLRRMGASFPQLMDERSRMAVDYGVAGVPETYFIDAQGIIRGKHVGPIDPKTLATRVQELNQPLAPTAEAARQN from the coding sequence ATGAAGCGCTGGCGGCTTCCCCTGGTGTTCACCGCGGTGGGGGCGGCGCTGCTCTTCGTCCTCTTCCGGGGGTTCGGGCGCGATCCGCACGAGGTGCCCTTCATGCTGAAGGGCGCGGCCGCGCCGGACTTCACGTTGAAGCCCCTGAGCGGCGGAGACCCCGTGAAGCTCGCGGACCTCAAGGGCCGGCCGGTGGTCATCAACTTCTGGGCGTCGTGGTGTGGGCCCTGTAAGTACGAACACCCGGTGCTCGAGTGGGGCGCGCGCGAGCTGGGCGCCCAGGCCGTGTTCATGGGCGTCGTCTTCGAGGACACGGAGCCCAACGCGCTCGACTTCCTGCGCCGCATGGGCGCGAGCTTCCCGCAGCTGATGGACGAGCGCTCGCGCATGGCGGTGGACTACGGCGTCGCGGGCGTGCCGGAGACGTACTTCATCGACGCGCAGGGCATCATCCGCGGCAAGCACGTGGGCCCCATCGACCCGAAGACGCTGGCCACCCGGGTGCAGGAGCTGAACCAGCCCCTGGCCCCGACGGCGGAAGCCGCGCGCCAGAACTGA
- the ccsA gene encoding cytochrome c biogenesis protein CcsA, with translation MNKFVKFGLPVVTLALLGAGWWLGLAWAPPDREMGEVQRIMYVHVPLQWMAMMAMFINFVAAVTYLMRQSWKTDAMAEASAEVGLLFGTLGMITGSIWGRPTWGVYWSWDPRLTSEAILLVSYTGYLVLRRFVEDPEKRAVWSAVVAIIGAINLPIVWFSVRWWRSLHQVQSSPKTVDPQMVLPLRVSAFGMLALLIVFMVHRYRIALAERKAEVALPEALPTDDPALRASHSSKVA, from the coding sequence ATGAACAAGTTCGTCAAGTTCGGGTTGCCGGTGGTGACGCTGGCGCTCTTGGGCGCGGGCTGGTGGCTGGGCCTCGCGTGGGCGCCGCCGGACCGGGAGATGGGCGAAGTGCAGCGCATCATGTACGTCCACGTGCCGCTCCAGTGGATGGCCATGATGGCCATGTTCATCAACTTCGTGGCCGCGGTGACGTACCTGATGCGGCAGTCGTGGAAGACGGACGCGATGGCGGAGGCCTCCGCGGAGGTCGGCCTGCTCTTCGGCACGCTGGGCATGATCACCGGCTCCATCTGGGGCCGCCCCACCTGGGGCGTGTACTGGTCCTGGGACCCGCGCCTGACGTCGGAGGCCATCCTGCTGGTCTCCTACACGGGCTACCTGGTGCTGCGGCGCTTCGTGGAGGACCCGGAGAAGCGCGCGGTGTGGAGCGCGGTGGTGGCCATCATCGGGGCCATCAACCTGCCCATCGTGTGGTTCTCCGTGCGCTGGTGGCGCAGCCTCCACCAGGTGCAGTCCAGCCCCAAGACGGTGGACCCGCAGATGGTGCTGCCCCTGCGCGTGTCGGCGTTCGGCATGCTGGCGCTGCTCATCGTCTTCATGGTGCACCGCTACCGCATCGCGCTCGCGGAGCGGAAGGCGGAGGTGGCGCTGCCGGAGGCGCTGCCCACGGATGACCCCGCGCTGCGCGCGTCCCATTCCTCGAAGGTGGCCTGA
- the exoL gene encoding spore coat polysaccharide deacetylase ExoL yields the protein MAAYRRSQSGGRRILIVSYHRVVSDFTGELQRSIPGLLISQETFRRHLEQAHAAGFELASLGDAVDVMAGRRTAKKDQFVVTFDDGYRDVYRYAYPVLKQMGVPAITYLPTAFINTDKRFNHDRLFHLLRCVQERRFRPDYAAMPGPSVQLLGPILSGQKTTSAALDDFIGEHPTRVLTGIIDALEQQLGGGSDLMPEQGDVMNWDEVRQMARDGFEFGAHTLGHTVLTLEPTSVVEKEIVESKETIEREVGVQVKDFAYCNGWYSDEMIRVLKANGFRSGVTTEDLPNRVGGDPFALKRKVMWENFSLGMMGDYSSALTVCQFDDCFGVLGMSHPVLGHRPHILTAAVSGAPNILVEEAAAAEAALAKATPVDVVNVTAPVIVTDPRVAAVVTGAQVVAAPNVALAPEAAKPEELQ from the coding sequence ATGGCGGCGTACCGCCGTTCGCAGTCGGGGGGCCGGCGCATCCTCATCGTCAGCTACCACCGCGTGGTGAGCGACTTCACCGGGGAGCTGCAGCGCTCCATCCCGGGGCTGCTCATCTCCCAGGAGACGTTCCGCCGTCACCTGGAGCAGGCGCACGCCGCGGGCTTCGAGCTGGCGAGCCTGGGCGACGCGGTGGACGTGATGGCGGGCCGCCGCACGGCGAAGAAGGACCAGTTCGTGGTGACGTTCGATGACGGCTACCGCGACGTGTACCGGTATGCGTACCCGGTGCTGAAGCAGATGGGCGTGCCGGCGATCACCTACCTGCCCACCGCGTTCATCAACACGGACAAGCGCTTCAACCACGACCGGCTGTTCCACCTGCTGCGCTGCGTGCAGGAGCGCCGCTTCCGCCCGGACTACGCGGCCATGCCCGGCCCGTCCGTGCAGTTGTTGGGGCCCATCCTCTCCGGACAGAAGACGACGTCCGCGGCGCTGGACGACTTCATCGGCGAGCACCCGACGCGCGTGCTCACCGGCATCATCGACGCGCTGGAGCAGCAGCTGGGCGGCGGCTCGGACCTGATGCCCGAGCAGGGCGACGTGATGAACTGGGACGAGGTGCGCCAGATGGCGCGCGACGGCTTCGAGTTCGGCGCGCACACGCTGGGCCACACGGTGCTGACGCTGGAGCCCACGTCGGTGGTGGAGAAGGAGATCGTCGAGTCCAAGGAGACCATCGAGCGCGAGGTCGGCGTCCAGGTGAAGGACTTCGCGTACTGCAACGGCTGGTACTCGGATGAGATGATCCGCGTGCTCAAGGCGAACGGCTTCCGCTCGGGCGTCACCACGGAGGACCTGCCCAACCGCGTGGGCGGCGACCCGTTCGCGCTCAAGCGCAAGGTGATGTGGGAGAACTTCAGCCTGGGGATGATGGGGGACTACTCGTCGGCCCTCACGGTGTGCCAGTTCGATGACTGCTTCGGTGTGCTGGGCATGAGCCACCCGGTGCTGGGCCACCGTCCGCACATCCTCACCGCGGCCGTGAGCGGCGCCCCCAACATCCTGGTCGAGGAGGCGGCCGCCGCGGAGGCCGCGCTCGCGAAGGCGACGCCGGTGGACGTCGTGAATGTGACAGCTCCGGTGATCGTGACGGACCCGCGGGTTGCGGCCGTGGTGACGGGTGCGCAGGTCGTGGCTGCGCCGAACGTGGCCCTTGCCCCGGAGGCGGCGAAGCCGGAGGAGCTCCAGTGA
- a CDS encoding DegT/DnrJ/EryC1/StrS family aminotransferase, with product MEEVMTTDKLFVPSLPTLWPAMLMAPPRPGALPPFSSPNARYFYFARNAVWLTIKMLRLDGGEVLMPAYHHGVEVEAVVDAGAIPRFYRVGSRWDVDVADVAKRITKKTRALYLIHYAGFPGPVDAMRKLADEHGIPLIEDCALSLLSSDGATPLGTTGDVGIFCLYKTLPVPNGGALVVNGKRSYSLPEPPAPPLASTFSHTVSALLQNLELRGGAVGRGLRGLVRTVGHGAVKAASVERVATGTQHFDRRHVDLGMSPLTKRIALAQDLESIVEARRRNYFLLLGRLRDVSPPLFNQLPPGVSPLFYPMVVQDKELLLAKLREKGIDAIDFWKRFHPACDPSEFPEVAQLRRTILEIPCHQDLSPEVMGQVADVVREALKSERRPSKRAS from the coding sequence ATGGAAGAAGTGATGACGACCGACAAGCTGTTCGTTCCGTCCCTGCCCACGCTGTGGCCGGCCATGTTGATGGCCCCGCCGCGTCCGGGGGCGCTGCCGCCGTTCTCGTCTCCCAACGCGCGCTACTTCTACTTCGCGCGCAACGCCGTCTGGCTGACCATCAAGATGCTGCGCCTGGACGGCGGCGAGGTGCTGATGCCCGCCTACCACCACGGCGTGGAGGTGGAGGCGGTGGTGGACGCGGGCGCCATCCCGCGCTTCTACCGCGTGGGCAGCCGCTGGGACGTGGACGTGGCGGACGTGGCGAAGCGCATCACGAAGAAGACGCGCGCGCTCTACCTCATCCACTACGCGGGCTTCCCGGGGCCGGTGGACGCCATGCGCAAGCTGGCGGACGAGCACGGCATCCCGCTGATTGAAGACTGCGCGCTGTCGCTGCTGTCGTCGGACGGCGCGACGCCGCTGGGCACCACGGGTGACGTGGGCATCTTCTGCCTCTACAAGACCCTTCCGGTACCCAATGGGGGTGCCCTGGTCGTCAACGGCAAGCGTTCGTACAGCCTGCCGGAGCCGCCGGCGCCGCCGCTGGCGTCGACGTTCAGCCACACCGTGTCCGCGCTCTTGCAGAACCTGGAGCTGCGCGGCGGGGCGGTGGGCCGGGGGCTGCGCGGCCTGGTGCGCACGGTGGGGCACGGCGCGGTGAAGGCCGCGAGCGTCGAGCGCGTGGCCACGGGCACGCAGCACTTCGACCGGCGGCACGTGGACCTGGGCATGAGCCCGCTGACGAAGCGGATCGCCCTGGCGCAGGACCTGGAGTCCATCGTCGAGGCGCGCCGCCGCAACTACTTCCTCTTGCTGGGCCGGCTGCGCGACGTGTCGCCGCCGCTCTTCAACCAGCTGCCTCCGGGCGTCAGCCCCCTGTTCTACCCGATGGTGGTGCAGGACAAGGAGCTGCTGCTGGCGAAGCTGCGGGAGAAGGGCATCGACGCCATCGACTTCTGGAAGCGCTTCCATCCCGCGTGCGACCCGTCGGAGTTCCCGGAGGTCGCGCAGCTGCGGCGCACCATCCTGGAGATTCCCTGCCACCAGGACCTGTCGCCGGAGGTGATGGGGCAGGTGGCGGACGTGGTGCGGGAGGCGCTGAAGTCCGAGCGCCGTCCGAGCAAGCGCGCGTCGTGA
- a CDS encoding cytochrome c maturation protein CcmE, which translates to MTPVNRNRLIALGALLFAGAGLGFIAFGNIGDNLVYYWSPSELLSNGDKAYTATIRLGGVVQPGSIQWNEGHTTLDFRVADGPNADAKSVHVRSLETPPQMFREKIGVVVEGTYDKSGVFTSNRLMVNHSNEYRAPKEGEEPRKWQDTLAEGATTATATPPGAP; encoded by the coding sequence ATGACGCCCGTCAATCGCAACCGTCTCATCGCGCTGGGAGCCCTGCTCTTCGCCGGCGCCGGCCTGGGCTTCATCGCCTTTGGCAACATCGGGGACAACCTCGTCTATTACTGGAGCCCGTCGGAGCTGCTCTCCAACGGCGACAAGGCCTACACGGCCACCATCCGCCTGGGCGGCGTGGTGCAGCCGGGCAGCATCCAGTGGAACGAGGGCCACACCACCCTGGACTTCCGCGTGGCGGACGGCCCGAACGCGGACGCGAAGAGCGTGCACGTGCGCTCGCTGGAGACGCCCCCGCAGATGTTCCGCGAGAAGATCGGCGTCGTGGTGGAGGGCACCTACGACAAGTCCGGCGTCTTCACGTCCAACCGGCTGATGGTGAACCACTCCAACGAGTACCGCGCGCCCAAGGAAGGCGAGGAGCCGCGCAAGTGGCAGGACACGCTGGCTGAAGGCGCCACCACCGCGACCGCGACGCCGCCGGGGGCGCCGTGA
- a CDS encoding zinc ribbon domain-containing protein, which produces MQCPECGESAADVRLMYCENCGAKMPARPAPPPRASSAKSQRPSRPMSEPAYAAEILDEEEEARQQGRGAQPPRGSRAQPPPEEFEDEDPYTGPRWLKDVPGHSQSVLGVGLVAFSLLLSILPFFPSVGVLGTLLTLVGSVSLVARELRRDGNAPGWVDSVPLVLMRPELPAAFTLLLVALSVRLLSGFNLLFPIWAAGTALIAVEQYKLVIAEPDGVARDFDLRSLLGFPRVLALAGVAVCVVALFLPWGKVMADGSALPDNAPVPGSVRAGPSELRVIPTTRPSDDSLYSAGGGVASRSGWDLPVSELPLLVLLAVLVLAALRPDVERPAFLKWAPVGAVSVSLLWALAGVKLAVGPFVFLAGLGAVGFHAVRQALGRDEPAEYLPPEDDPYDPDQDLETEPDSGYRG; this is translated from the coding sequence ATGCAGTGCCCCGAGTGCGGTGAAAGCGCGGCGGACGTCCGCCTGATGTACTGCGAGAACTGCGGCGCGAAGATGCCCGCGCGTCCCGCGCCCCCGCCCCGAGCCAGCAGCGCCAAGAGCCAGCGCCCCAGCCGCCCCATGTCCGAGCCGGCCTACGCGGCGGAGATCCTGGACGAGGAGGAGGAGGCCCGGCAGCAGGGCCGCGGCGCACAGCCTCCGCGCGGTTCCAGGGCGCAGCCTCCACCGGAGGAGTTCGAGGACGAGGATCCGTACACGGGGCCCCGCTGGCTGAAGGACGTGCCGGGCCACTCGCAGAGCGTGCTGGGCGTGGGGCTGGTGGCGTTCTCGCTGTTGCTGTCCATCCTGCCGTTCTTCCCCAGCGTGGGCGTGCTGGGGACCCTGCTGACGCTGGTGGGCAGCGTGTCGCTCGTCGCGCGGGAGCTGCGCCGCGACGGCAACGCGCCCGGCTGGGTGGACTCCGTCCCGCTGGTGCTGATGCGGCCGGAGCTCCCCGCCGCGTTCACGCTGCTGCTGGTGGCGCTGTCGGTGCGGCTCTTGTCCGGGTTCAACCTGCTCTTCCCCATCTGGGCGGCGGGGACGGCGCTCATCGCCGTGGAGCAGTACAAGCTCGTCATCGCGGAGCCGGATGGCGTGGCGCGCGACTTCGACCTGCGCTCGCTCCTGGGCTTCCCGCGGGTGCTCGCGCTGGCGGGCGTGGCGGTGTGCGTGGTGGCGCTCTTCCTGCCGTGGGGCAAGGTGATGGCGGATGGCTCGGCCCTGCCGGACAACGCGCCGGTGCCGGGCAGCGTGCGCGCGGGGCCGTCCGAGCTGCGCGTGATTCCTACGACGCGGCCCTCGGATGACTCGCTCTACAGCGCGGGGGGCGGCGTCGCGTCGCGCTCGGGCTGGGACCTGCCGGTGTCGGAGCTGCCGCTGCTGGTGCTCCTGGCGGTGCTCGTGCTCGCGGCGCTGCGGCCGGACGTGGAGCGCCCGGCCTTCCTCAAGTGGGCGCCGGTGGGCGCGGTGAGCGTGAGCCTGCTCTGGGCGCTCGCGGGGGTGAAGCTCGCGGTGGGCCCCTTCGTGTTCCTCGCGGGCCTGGGGGCGGTGGGCTTCCATGCGGTGCGCCAGGCGCTGGGGCGCGACGAGCCGGCGGAGTATCTGCCGCCGGAGGACGATCCGTACGATCCGGACCAGGACCTGGAGACCGAGCCGGACTCGGGCTACCGAGGCTAG
- a CDS encoding cytochrome c-type biogenesis protein, whose translation MNAVLVSLTLALSLATGQFAPQQAASDPLAPAQEARVQQLAKKLRCAVCQGLSVADSPSSMARAQLDKVRELVSDGKTDTEIVDYFVARYGEWVLLEPRAEGFNWFVWLGPVALVLGGLFVILKQRQPLPEGAATAEAAPVPSPSTPAPSTDEADPYLQAVRRELER comes from the coding sequence ATGAATGCCGTCCTCGTCTCGTTGACCCTCGCCCTGAGCCTTGCCACGGGGCAGTTCGCGCCGCAGCAGGCCGCGAGTGATCCGCTCGCGCCGGCCCAGGAGGCGCGGGTGCAGCAGCTGGCGAAGAAGCTGCGCTGCGCGGTGTGCCAGGGCCTGTCGGTGGCGGACAGCCCGTCGTCCATGGCGCGCGCGCAGTTGGACAAGGTGCGCGAGCTGGTCTCCGACGGGAAAACGGACACCGAGATCGTCGACTACTTCGTGGCGCGCTACGGCGAGTGGGTGTTGCTGGAGCCGCGCGCGGAGGGCTTCAACTGGTTCGTGTGGCTGGGCCCGGTGGCGCTGGTGCTGGGCGGCCTCTTCGTCATCCTGAAGCAGCGTCAGCCCTTGCCCGAGGGCGCCGCGACCGCGGAAGCCGCGCCGGTCCCCTCCCCTTCCACACCCGCGCCGTCCACGGACGAAGCGGACCCCTACCTCCAGGCCGTGCGCCGGGAGCTGGAGCGCTAA